One Ranitomeya variabilis isolate aRanVar5 chromosome 4, aRanVar5.hap1, whole genome shotgun sequence genomic window, tagtcagagttggcctcctttgctaaaatctgttttcatccctgcgtttgtcatttccctctccactcacagtcaatatatgtggggggctatattTCCTtaagggaaatttctctgaggcgagatagttttctatttccatcttgaggggtagttagttcttaggctgtgaagaggcgtctagggagtgacaggaacgtcccacggctatttctagtgtttgcgttaggattagggattgcggtcagtaaagctaccatctcctcagagctagtccaggATCTATTTTACCAAccaggtcacatcagtgctgctccgtacccatcaggtcatttcagtgctgctccgtacccaccaggtcatatcagtgctgctccgttcccaccaggtcatatcagtgctgctctgttaccaccaggtcataacacaaagGGACATGTCAAATCAAAGTgtttccactaattagcatcacaggtgtctacaatcttggaatcagtgagtgggcctgtatatagggctacagacactcactgtgctgtttggtgacatggtgtatcatactcagcatggaccagaggaagcaaaggaaacagGGGTACCAACAGTTTTGACCATGTGTGCACATCATAGAGCAGGAACATGTTTCCCATCGTAACATACATCTATGTCAAACATCGGGAAAGGGTGAATCTGTTAGGGTTGTCGGAACGCactaaataaatatgaaaataaagTGCGTTCGCCACCCGGGGTCCACGGTGCAGAGATGGCAAACTGCAGCTAGAGAAGAATGGCAAATACTAGCAGTGAGTGAAAGTGACTCACACTGAGTTAAAGTCACTCAGTGGAGAAGCACGTGGCTGTGCCAATCAAACACAGCAACAGGAAAGGAACATTGCAATAAGACTGTGTTTATCTATACTCAATCGTAGAGTTAATATGGCGCTAGACGCGTGGCCTGTTAGCTTCACAGGAGTACGCAAGCCCCACTGGGGGAAAGGAACCGGTAGTGGACTCCAAGAACTCACAGAACTCCTCTCCTTAGAGGCCTgaattctaaaggcactagcgCCTGCCCAGAattcaaacacacaatctcctctccggggaagccggaattctaaaggcaatAGGCCTACCCTGAGCACATACAACCGAGTCCAGAATACCGTTAGGTTCCTCACAcacaacataaatgatcttagcacaCCGACGGGtgtgccaaagatccttttatagttttTGCCAATTAGACAGGACCTTACTCACGGACCAATCCGAAGTcggaccaggacctgagcatgtgacagccGACCACCACTGAGAAgtcacctcacgagcatgctcagtagagcaaatcCCGGACTTAGTCTCAGGAGGGATAGCTTGCTACTGTCTATTGCCAGTTACTTTAGCTGAACCAAGAGAGGCAGCTGCAACCAAGCGCACAGCCCGAGTATGAGCAAGACACTGAGACTGATGTCTTTGCTGACCATCATTAACTGCGGTCGAGGGAGAATCCTGGCtcctatcattaacccctttcctaGCGCCCCCCTGCGAGCTTTGGCATGCTTGAAGGCCACAATAAGCTGGGGgcacgaatgtgctcaacaggctcccaggtcctatcctctggcccatgacccttccagtccactaaATTAACTTTTTTGCCATGTATCAACTTGGAACCGACGATCACATTCACCTCAAAGTCATCCGAGGACATTCCCGACgtctcggcagatgactcagaaaaccgggacatgcgaacgggtttcaagagggacaagtTAAAGGTGTCGATGATATTCAGGTGTGTTGGAAGGGACAGGTGAtacaccacaggattaacctgctcCAGTATTTTAAAAGGACCTAGGTGACAGGGAGCAAACTTAGTTGACTCTACGCACAGCTTGATATTACGAGctaagagccacaccaagtcgcccagAGTGAAGACCAGAGCGGGATGGCGATGTACATCAACAGAAACACTCATTCTCTTCTTAGAGGTcttgatggcatcctgtgtgtcatCTCAGATGTCActagcctccacagcccagtctaccAACCTAAAGTCAGAAGACGAGATGGGCATGGGGACGGGAACACTCGGATGCTGAccttaattaaggagaaatggagtctgccctgtAAAATCAGCAACCGTattgttaagagcaaactctgcccaagACAAAAAAGATGCCCAATCATCATGCCTGGCAGAGATGAGGTGCTGTAGGTATGTGACCAGAGACTGATTGGCCCTCTCCATCAACGCGTTCATCTCAGGATGATAAGGTGAAGAGAGATTAAGCTCAATACTGAgcagacgacagagctctctccagaaccgagaagcgaactggggaccccggtcattgACTATCATGTCAGGCATGCCATGAAGAAGGAAAATATGCTTCACAAAAAGCGCAGCCAAGGCCCGTGCTGACGGATCTCGTGGCAGAGGAACTAAGTGTACTATCTTGGAGaaatggttggtgactacccaGAAGACTGTATTgttacgagacttgggcaaacccacaacaaagtccatcccaaccatctcccagggcctatctgccacagaCAAGGAATGTAACAAGCCCACTGGCCTCTGCCGGGATGGCCGATTCCATTCGCAGCCAGCAATGAAACCTCACCAAAAACTCAGACATCCTTTTGATCCTGAAATGTCCACCCAACCTAGactagtgagcccaagagagaacctttgGCCGCAGATTTGGAGGTATCAGAGTCACTGACTCAAGTGAAACTGGGGCTACCATTCGCAGACTCTCCAACGGGacgtgttatggtcctggtggttatgaacacatgaactgacctgatgagtaaaccaaaaataaggacaagctctgggaatgtgggaactttactgaccgcaatcctgatcctatcaacacacactataggcagccgtggagcgttccttactcggcctagatgcctctacacagcctgagaaactagctacccctagagagaaacaaagcctcactcgcctcagagaaatgttccccaaagtgtaggcagccccccacaaataataacagtgagttaaggggaaaacacaaacatagaaatgaaaacaggttttagcaaatgaggcccgctaataactaaatagtcagaagatagcaaggaatctgtgcggtcagtataaaatactacaaaaattatccacgcagagaatacaaaaagacccccaaaccgactcatgatgtgaggggcgcaactccgaaccccagagcttccagttagcaatcaaatagcatataagcaagctggactgaactcatcatatactgagaaacattttcaaaaatcaatgagcaaaaatggactagcatgaacttagcttctccacgaggagacaggtcacaagggaagtcccagagagatctgaaccagtactgaatacaacgacagcaggcaacaagtaaaggtccagatggagttaaataggcagcaagcctagcaggaaacgaggcagctggggtccagctacagaccagccgtaacactcaaagccaccagagggagaccatgaacagaactcacaaagtaccactcatgaccacaggagggagcccgagaacggaattcacaacagggacgatAAGCTGAGGCTCGTCCCGCACCTCAGATGAGACAACAGAACGGGATAGAGCATCGGCATGGACATTTTTCATCTCAGGTAGAAAATGAAGGGTGAAATTAAATatggagaagaataaggaccacctgTCCTGGCAAGAATTCAACCACTGGGTAGTCTGCAAGTACAGcagatttttgtggtcggtcaagacTTGGATGGGGAAATGTGCCACTTCTAGGagttgtctccactcagagaaagccagttTCATGACCAGTAACTCCCTATCCCCAATGGAATAGTTTCTCTCTGCCAGTGTGAAAGTCTtggaaaataaaaaacatggatgttgatgaccttgagcatccttctgctacaggactgctccagcaccaacggaagaggcatccacctccaatatgAAAGGTTTATTCTAATTAGTACGGTGTAACATGGGAGCCCTAGCGAAATGAGACTTTACAGAGATAAAGGCCTTGGAGCCCtcttccgaccacaacttggggttAGCTCCTTTTTTGATGAGGGCTACCAGAGGAGCTACCAGAGTAGTGAAGTGCGGGATGAGCTGGTGATATTACTTAATGAACCCCATGAAGCGCTGCGGTGCTTTCAGAGAGTGGGGCTCCTGCCAGTACATTACAGACtccagtttggcaggatccatggccaaaccCTTGGCTGAGATGATAATCAATGATCAATGATCAATCAAtgatcaactctgctgcccgcctaatccacctctctcctcgctactcccctgcttctcccctctgcaaatccctccactggctcccaatcccccaacgaatccagttcaaactactaacactgatctacaaagccatccacaacctatcccctccctatatctctgaactaatctcccaatatcttccttcacgtaatcttcattcatctcaagacctcctactctcctccgcacttattcgttcctcacacaatcgcctccaagatttctcccgaatatcccccatcctctggaattccatgcctcaacacgtccgattatccaccaccctcggatccttcagacggaacttgaaaacccatctcttcaggaaagcctacagcctacaataaccgagccgccgtctcaccaccgccagagccgccgccgcccacccctaccttctgtatcttccccactatcccatagaatgtaagtccgcaaggacagggttctctcccctctgtaccagtgtgtcactgtaaacctgtttactgtaaatgatagctataaccctgtatgtaacccctttctcatgtacagcaccatggaattaatggtgctatataaataaataataataataataatatagccaaggaaaggcaaagactcctgctcaaacacacacatcTCTAACTTAGCAAACAGTTAATTGGCACGTAGGAGCTCAAAAACTTTACAGACATTCTTTCGATGGGAGTTGATATCTGGGGAGTAAATaggtatgtcatccagatagacaaaTACAGAGGTGGATAACATATCCCGAAAGATGCTGTtagcaaagtcttggaagacggcagGAGCATTACACAGTTCGAAcgccatcaccagatactcatagtggccTTCCCATGTGTTAAACACGGTCTTCCGTTCATCTCCCTCACAAATACGTATCAAATTGTATGTGCCACGCAGATCTAACTTACCCTCACTCCTCGTAGCCTATGAAAAATCTCCGAGATGAGTGGTAGAGGGTATTTATTCTTGATAGTAAttcagacccctgtaatctatgcacagACATAGTTCTTTGTTTTTCTTCTGAACAAAGAGCCCAACCCGGCGGGAGGCACTGACTTCCTGataaaccctcttgccagattctctttaaTATATTGTGACATTGCCTCGGTTTCCGGGAGAGATAGAGTATAAACAcatccccggggaggctcagcacctggcaaaagatctataggacagtcatagaagTGGTGGAGTGGAAGAGTCTCtgctgcctttttggagaacacgtccgcatactgCCAACAATGTTTAGGGAGAGAGGTTAGATCTGCAGTGACTTCTGATGTGGCAACCTGAACCTGACACATTCCAAGCTAATATACTCCCAGTAGACCAGtcaatatgaggggagtgataacgCAAAAAGGTTATCCCTAATAACATCTCGTCGATACCCTCGAGCATGACTAGCAGTGAAATTATCTCCTGATGTTCTGGAGACATGACCAGAGAGAGTGGAATGGTCTGATTTGTAATTTGTGAGGACAATGCGGACCTATTAACCACCTGGACGGTATCTGGCCTGgagagcattaccaggggtattttgtgccgttgggcaaaggcagaggacataaaaatgCCCtcagccccggaatccacgcaaacctCCACCTAACCTCCACCAAAAAGGTGGTCAAAAGAAAGTGTCGCCCTAAAGGTCAACGTGGAAGAAAATGCAGCCATGTCTAATGAGCCTCCTCCTACAGCCACTAGACGCGGTAGTTTCACTGCTGTTTGGCACACTTGTTGGCataatgaccaggctgcctgcaaacATGGCAGATCGAGGGTGCACGAGTGGACCAAGACTTaggtcccactcgagaaacctccatggcctcctgAGGTTCAGAAACCTAGGCCGAAGATTTCAGAGTTTTGGCAAAATTTGGAGCAAGCCAAAACCTCTGccgacactgggctcgctccaacccacgCTCTGTATGCcgaaggtcgatgcgagtggaTACCAATATCAATTCCACCAGTGAGGCCAAAACCTCCCTAGTGGCCAGAACATCCTTAACATGATGAGCCAGTTCCCTCCAAAagacagggatgaggactttatccagccactccagctccaAAGCTAGAGTCCGGAAATGGatggcaaaatgactgaccatggaggaGCCCTGAGATAAAGAGAGGTCCTAAAAAGACGCGGTTCAAAGTGCTCAAATAATGCGGGGTGCCCTACACCACCAGATGATTGCGCTCCCACAGTGGTGTAGCCAACTTCAGTGCTCTGTCCGTCATCAGAGAGATcacaaatcccaccttagcccgttcTGATGGGAAAGGAGACTCTAGCAGCTCTATATGTatagcacactggttcacgaatcccctacaggtttTACCTGTCACCTGTGAACTTATCGGGCAGAGGGAGACGAGAGAGAGACAGAACCGAGGTGGCAGTGGACACACAAGTTGCAGCTTCTGAGGCTGCCTGAGCCGCTACCGCAGTGACATCCGCAGCTGTGGTCATGCACTCGAGAGCGGACAACCTgccttccagctgctggatgtatcaTTGTAATTGCTGctcgtccgccattgctagccagaccctcgtGCTAAGATACTGTTAGGCTTGGCGGAACGAACTAAATAAATATGAAAATTAAGTGCGTTCGccacccagggtccactgtgcagagatggcaaACTGCAGCTATAGGGCAATGGCGAATACTAGCAGCGAGCGAAAGTGACTCGCACTGAGTTAACGTCACTCAGTGGAGAAGCACGTGGCTGTGCCAATCACACACAACGACGGGAAAGGAAATCTGCAATAGGACTGTGTTTATCGGCACACAGCCGCAGATAGAATATGGCACTAAACAcgtaccctgttagcttcacaggagTACGCAAGCCCCACTGGGGCAAGGGAAACGGTAGTGGACTCCAAGCACTCACAGAGCTCCTCTACAGAGAGGTCTGAATTCTAAAGGCACTAGCACTTGCCCTGaactcaaacacacaatctcctctctggggaAGCCACATTTCCAAAGGTACTAggcctgccctgagcacatacaACTGTCCATTATACCGTTAGGTTCCTCACACACAcaaaacataaatgatcttagtgcACCAAACGTCGCCAAAGCTCCTTTTATAGTTTTTGACAattagacaggaccttgctcacggACCAATCCAAAGCcagaccaggacctgagcatgtgacggcCAACCACCCTTGAGAAGtcgcctcacgagcatgctcagtagagcgaatCCCAGATTTAGTCTCAGGAGGGATCGCTTGCTGCTGTCTATTGCCAgttactatagctgaacctggagaggcagcagtaatcaAGTGCACAgcctgagtctgagcaagatgctgagaatGATGTATTTGCTGAGCATCATTCACTGCAGTTGAGACTGAATGGGGGACCGCAGGAGAAGACAAGGCTTGGGGTCCatcctgtgcagagggagaatcccgGCGCCAAACAGAATCTCCTTAAAAAGagctttacaaaaaaaagtatgtttttagtagtgatgagcgaacatactcttttctcaagatttcccgagcatactcgtgtgacctccgagtattttttagtgctcggagatttagttttcctcaccatagctgaatgatttacatctcttagccagcttgattacatgtggggattccctagcaaccaggcaacgcccacatgtacttatgctggctaacagatgcaaatcattcagctgcgcagatgaaaactaaatctccgagcactaaaaaatactcgcaggTCAACGAAGCgtactcaggaaatctcgagtaacgagtatattcgctcatcactagtttttaggTGATAAAGAGCAGTTCTTAGACCATTAGAGGACTAAACTCATCACATTATATTCGCTTGAAAGGTTCAATATCAGTAACATGATTGTTACATTCTTGAACTTTTTTCTGTACATTAATAAATTATTTGAGTCACCTAATGATATGAGATGAGGATTTTAGACAGCTGACtgatatataatattatattaatAAAAAGTTCAGATAAAATCTTGTGTTGTAACGGTAGCTTGCTAGACTTTTTTGGTCTAGACCTGTGGTACAAAGATACAATCATCCTTGTTTGTTGATTattgtatttttttcacattttttccttATTGTGCCTGGACACATATTTGAACACATAGTAAGGATCTGTGAGCAGGTTTGATCATACCAGCTTTCTGAGCCCAACTTTAAAAGGTCAAACAGACTTGAAAATGTGACTTTTGCCTAGTAGGAAGATcactgaaactaaaagagccagatAATAGACTCATGGAGCGATGTCTGTACTGAGAGTATCAAGATTGAAATGAAAAATAATATTTCTGTTCTTGGCTGATGGGTACTCAGCTGTTTTGTGCAATTTTGGACTGCACATATTCCATGTGCTTCCTACCATGACGACCTTTGTGTTCACAGCATTGCAGAACTAAGCACATTAAAAGCCATTATCAAAAATGAGACACATGGCCATCATGATTATCTGTACAAGGATGCAAAGCGCATCAGTTTTACTAGTTACATTTTAATGGAACAATTGCTTCCTCTTTTTGCCTGCATATTTTTCCTCATATCATAAATAGATTTTACAATGTGGGCACGTCATAGTTTTACAACATTGCGCCCCATACTCATCCCACTTTACTAATGTCCATTTTAGAACGGTGCAATAAAAAGAAATGATGGTGAATGCGATGTCAAGTATTTTACTGCAGTAAATATCCTAAGGTGTTGGGTGGCTTACACTTCATAATTAATGTTTATTCTCCTTTAGAATATTAAATCATTATATACTTACTCATCCTATTAAATGCCTTATCTCCAGCTGATGAGAAAATATGCCCCAATTCTCACTATGTCCAGATATATAAGGATCAGTCTCAATGCTATCATCAAAACAGCTTTTGAGTCTTTGAGAAGTTCAGAACTAAGAAAAGAAATCAGTCATGTCTGGAATCAAAGGAGCAAACTGCCAGAAGAGCTCATGCCAGAATCCATGCAAGGATCCCTGCCAAAAAGTGCCTATCTGTGTAAATCCTTGCCAAGACCGTAAGTTACTCTTTTTTAGTTTTGCCTTTTTGCATTGTTGATAAACTTTACATATTGATTAGTATTATAGAACTTTGCTCCagaattttacattagtatttttttaacaaagatataaaaaaatgtaaagaattaatgcatttaaagactgtaaaaaaaaaaaaaaagccttagaAGTCTTGCGGAAAACATGTCACATTTAAGGTTAGGTTTAGCTCACATTTCATATGCTCTTAGGTTCAGCCTGTAGGTATATACAGGCCAGATATATAATTTGCAGCTGTATGTCATTCAGCCAATATGCTTTTTTGATACAGTTAAAGTGATTAACGTCTTAGAAGTAGGGTATGTTCAATGTATTCCATCTTAAATAGTGTTTCCATAGAAGTATATCTCAAACATGTATGAAAAGTAATTGATCTAGATATTCATTATGACAGCCATAATTCGTGCTATGAAATTGGATTTAACCTTCAAGGGTAAACTGTTCAGGAGGTAATGTCCTATAGTGTACAATCCCTCCTAAACATCTGAACTGTCCATCATTGTGCCTCCCATTGTTATGTCATATAATCACTGCAGACAATCAGAGGTCACTGATTGGTCTGCAGCTTTTACTATTACATAGTTAGTATATGTGAAAACAGACAAGTCTATCAAGTTCAACCAAGCTGACCTTAGTAtatggcttttttattttttgatggaCAGTTTTGATGTTAAGAATATGTTATCCACTTCTAGACAATCTCTTCAAATTGATGACATTTGATATATTCTTCATAATAGTTTTCCACTGATtgtagtatatacagtagttaTTGATGCTACTTTTTGTTATACAGTGAATATGGTTACTGTGTACACAATTCTGTAGTTTTTAAAACTctttgtatactatatacacaaaaTGTCAAAATGGTGTTACAGACTTTCAGATTTTTGGACTAACTGCTTTAAATTTTTCTTTCCAGATTAAGCAGAATAGAAATTACTACTAGAAGATTAATTTTAGACCAGCCATTGTAATACTAGAGGATTATAACACATATCTAAACTTTTTATTCTTATCTCAGGGAGCAAAGAATTGGAAATAATCCATTAAAA contains:
- the LOC143768536 gene encoding uncharacterized protein LOC143768536; its protein translation is MATLLANLGPSTPATAINKVVDNSPNKLMRKYAPILTMSRYIRISLNAIIKTAFESLRSSELRKEISHVWNQRSKLPEELMPESMQGSLPKSAYLCKSLPRPLPIWVPVLRLQQSTRSWTIPQTRSLQPLLSTSLLSTSLLSTSLLS